The sequence AATATTTTTCAGGGTTGGTTTCGTATTTAAAATCTATTTCCGGTACTTGATCATTCCACAGGTAAACATCCTTTAGCACCTCGTATATGAACTTGTTGATATTTTGGGTCAAAGCAGGTGCTTCTTCTTTGTTTTTCACGCATCTTACATTTATCAGATTGAGTTTTCCGGTTTGTGCCCGCCGGAAGAAACTACTTTCATCAACCATTCGGCTAAATGCATAGTTTTCTGTAGTATCGGTAGCACTCCACCATAAGCCCATTTTTCCCATCATGTTATAAGATTCGCTGCTTAAAGATGTTGTGCCGCCAGGAAGTCCTTTAAATTTAAATTCATCATTTCCATTAGCTTCATGTTCCCAACCATAATCTGCTTTAATAAATTCTCCGATGTTATTCCATCCGTCTTTGTTTTTGGTAAAAGGACCTTTTGTGTTACTTATAAATTCTGCAAGTTGTTCCCATTCCTGATCCGTCGGTAGGTGCCAGCCAGCGGGACAATTTGATTTTGCGGTTTCATAATTGTAGTAACCTCCATAGATTTTAGAAAGCTCCGGGTCTTCCGGTTGTTTGAAGCCACTATCGCACTTGTAACTTAAATTTTCAGCCATCCATACCTGCTCTCCAAGTTTTATCCATTTATAAGCTGTTGTATCTCTGGTGTCAACAAAAAGTCCGCAAGTATCACTGTCTATAAAATCACAAATAAATTCCTGAGATTCAAAAACAACCTTTTTTATTGGCTCCGATTTTACATCCTTGGCAAAGGCGGTTATCTGTATTTCATCATTAGTTGAAAAAGAAAAATCATCATTTTTCGATAATGAGCCGGATTTATTTTCAATTTGGATGCTTTTTGAGAACGTGACGTTGGTGGCATAAATTGGATTTCCATAAACTTTTGCCGAATTCGTTTTATCATCTTGAATTATCTGAACGATATACATTCCAGGAAATCCAATATTTACTGCAATTTGATTAAATCCTGCCGAAATATTACTGGAAGTTTGATAGATTTTTTGACCATTCAAATTAAAAATAGAGATTTTTGTTTTAGAGAGAGACTGGGCATAAACTTGAAATTTGATTGTCCCGGGATTATTTTCAACTATTCGAATATTATCATTTTCAATTTTCTCACTTATGCCGGTAAGGCTTCCGATTGCTAAATTTAAATCTTGTGAATAATGTTCCGGCAGATTAGTGATCCAAATACTTGATTGGTTTGTGAGATTCTCAACCAGAAAAGAATCAAGTTGAATTATATTTTCTTGATGACGACCTTTGATGGTAAGAATGACATCCTCGGAGAGAGCATTAATTGAAATAAAGCAGAGAATGATTGTGAATTGGAAGATTAGTTTACTCATTGTTTAATTTTGTTAATTAATTTTGTGGGATGAATTTTCTCAAATTTATAAAAAAATAATAAGTTACCAATGCTTGGGGAAAGTGTCTAATGCTTTAGATATAAAAACTTTATGATATGCCACAACGCTATTTTTTGCAACTCAGTTATAAAGGAACTAATTACCACGGTTGGCAAATTCAGCCGAATGCTGTTTCTGTGCAGGAGGTGATGGAAGACGCATTATCAAAAATTCTGCGTGAAAAAATTGCTGTGGTTGGAGCCGGACGAACCGATACCGGCGTGCATGCTTCGTTTTTTATCCTTCATTTCGATTCTGAAAATGGTATTCCTGAAAACCTGGATATCGTTTATAAACTAAACAGTTTTTTACCTTCCGACATTGCTGTGCAAAAAGTATGGCCGGTTGATGAGGAGGCTCATGCCCGGTTTAGTGCTACCTCGCGCACGTATCATTATTTTATTTCCACCGAAAAAGATCCGTTTGCCACTGAAACGAGTCACAAATATTTTAAGCCACTTGATGTGGAAAAGATGAACGAGGCAGCACAAACGCTTATTAACTACACCGATTTTACCAGCTTCAGCCGCCTGCATACCGATGTAAAAACCAACAACTGCAAGATTATGCAGGCCGAGTGGACGCAGCAAGGAGAGAGATTACAATTTACAATTAAAGCCGATCGGTTTTTGCGAAATATGGTGCGCGCCATCGTTGGAACTTTGCTGGAAGTGGGACAGGGGAAACTCAGCATCGAACAGTTTTGTGAGATTATTGAAAAGCAGGACCGTGGCGCAGCAGGAGCATCTGCGCCGGCGCAAGGTTTGTTTTTGGTGGATATTGAATACCCCGAGTCGATTACACAGAACCGCCCTTAATCTTTTTGCGGTATTGTAATGGTGACACGCCGTTAATCCGTTTAAACTGTCGATTAAAATACGAAATGCTGTTGTAACCACATTCAATGGCAATATTCCCGAAACTCTCGTTACTTCCGGCTATCAGTTTCCCCGCATATTCAATCCGCATATCATTCAGAAATTCAGAATAAGCTTTGCCAGTTCGTTGTTTAAAATAACGGCAAAACGAGTTGGGAGTCATGTTTGCTACATCGGCAAGTTGCCCCAGATTTACTTCATTTCGGAAATTTTTTGACAGAAAGTTAAAGATCACATTAATGCGTTCGTTGTCCGATTCGCGGGTTGGCGTGCGGTAACTCACGGAAGAAAGTGTGCGCAAACCTTCAGAAAGGGCAAACGTATTCAGAATGCTCATCAGTAGTTGAAAGCGTTTAAAACCATCGGCACCGGGGCATTGTTTTATCCACTCAATCAATTCTTTTTTATCGGGTCCGTCAATTTTAACTCCCATCGAAGCTTTATCAAGCAAATGTTTTATGTGCAACATTTCCGGAATTTCGAAAAACTGGTTTCCAAAAGTTTCGTCTTTAAAAAACAAGGAAATGCTTAACACCTCCAGGTTGCTATCGGGGTGATAATAAGTTTCGTCGCATTTGGTAACGTGAGGCACATTTTTTCCAATTATAAAAACATCGCCCGGCTGAAAACGTTCCACATGATTTCCGATAAAACTGGTTCCTTCACCTTTTACAATGTAAGTTATCTGATGCTCGGGATGATAATGTATTGTATCATAAAAGTGTGCCCCGTCATCAATTTGTAGCCGGAATGAGTTTCCTCCTGTCTTTGGAATTACAAAACGTACTGCCTTCATTTATTATCGATCAGTAAAATATGTCTTTCTGAAAATTGTTCTCAATTACCATAATAATATCTTATAAAACCTTAAAAGGGTAAAATAGTTCAAAAAATGGATAAAATAAGAAAATAAAAAGGTGTTTAACTCCTTTAAGTTTGTCTTTGTAATTAGTCATCAAATAAATGAGAAAATATGAGACCAACATGGACAGGGGTTTATCCCGCAGTAACAACAAAATTTAAGGAAAACGGAGAACTGGATATTCCTGCTTTTATCAAGAATATTGAATTCCAGATCGAATCAGGAGTTTCAGGAATTATTATCGGTGGTTCGCTGGGTGAATCAAGCACCTTAAGTAATGAGGAAAAAGTTGAGTTAGTAAAGTCGCTTCAGCAATATCGAGAACAGGTACCGGTAATTATGAATATCGCCGAGTCAAGCACAGTAAATGCTATTGAAGCAGCAAAACAGGCCGAAGTAAATGGCGCCGATGGTTTGATGTTGCTTCCACCGCTTTTATACAAAGCCGACGCCGATGAAACTGTGGAGTATTTTAAAACTGTGGCTGAAGCTACTTCGTTACCAATTTTGTTGTACAACAACCCGGTTGATTACAAAATTGAGATTACAGTTCCGATGTTCGAGAAACTAAAAGATACTCCGAATATCGAAGCGGTAAAAGAGTCTACCCGCGACTTGACAAACATTACAAGATTAAAGAATGCTTTAGGCGATCGTTTTAAAATTTTGGGTGGTGTTGATACCCTTTGTTTGGAGTCGCTGTTGTTGGGTGGCGACGGTTTGGTTGCCGGTTTGGTTTGTGCTTTCCCAAAAGAAACAGTGGTTTTGTACGAGTTGGCCAAAGCCGGAAAAATTGATGAAGCACTGGAATTGTACCGTTGGTTTATGCCGCTTTTCGAAATGGACATCCACTCGAAACTGGTACAGTACATTAAACTTTGCGAAGTGTACACCGGTATCGGAACTGAGTATGTGCGTGCTCCGCGAAAAATGATCACCGGAGCAGAACGCGAATCGATCATTGCTACCATTGAACATGCATTGGCAAACCGTCCAAAATTTTAGAGTATGGCCGAATTGAAAGACCAAATTAATGAGATAATGTTGAAGGCTTCTGAAGCCTTCAACGTGTATAAGAAAGTTTCTGCTGAAAAGCGCGCTGCTTTTTTGCGGACGATCGGTGAGGAGATCATGAATATTGGCGACGAATTGGTGGAAACCGTAATGGCTGAATCCAATTTGCCGGAAGCCCGTGTTCGCGGAGAGCGAGGTCGAACAGTTGGACAGCTGAATAAGTTTGCCGACCTGATCGACGAAGGATCGTGGTGCGAAGCTACCATTGATGTTGGTGATCCGGGGCGTGAGCCACTTCCTAAACCTGATATCAGAAAAAAACTGGTGCCGCTTGGGCCGGTTGTGGTTTTTGGTGCCGGTAATTTTCCGCTGGCATTTTCTGTTGCCGGTGGTGATACTGCGTCAGCTTTGGCCGGTGGAAACCCTGTGGTTGTGAAAGGTCATCCGGCTCACCCAAAAACGGGAGCTTTGGTGGCAGCTGCTATTGAGGAGGCTGTTGAAAAATGCGAATTGCCAGCCGGAACTTTTGGTTTTATCGACGATGCCGGTTATGAATCGGGACAGCTGTTGGTGAAACATCCGGTTACAAAAGCTGTTGGATTTACCGGCTCGTATCAGGGCGGAATGGCTTTGGTGAAGTTGGCTGCTGATCGTGAAGAGCCAATTCCCGTTTTTGCTGAAATGGGAAGTATCAATCCTGTTGTTGTAATGGAGGAAGCACTGGCTATCGACCATGCAACAATTGTTTCAAAACTGGTTGCTTCGGTAAATCTTGGAGCCGGTCAGTTTTGTACCAATCCGGGATTGCTGATCACAACAAAAACAGATGGCTACGAAGCATTTGTGGAAGAACTGGCAAAAGAGGTTGCAGCGACAAAAGGTTCTCAAATGTTCAGCACTTTAGTTCTTCGAAATTACGAATTGAACAAGGATAAAATGTTCTCGCATTCGGAAGTGAAGTTGCTTGGGACAGGAATAGGTGAAGAAGAAACGGGAAATGTTCCTCCAGCACTTGCAACAGTTTCTGGTGCTGATTTTATTAAAAATCCGCATTTGCACGAAGAGGTTTTTGGCCCCTTTAGTTTGCTGGTGGTTTGCGAAAATAAGGCTGAACTCCTTGATGTGGTGAACGGCTTAAAAGGTCAGTTAACGGCTACTGTTCATGCCAAAGAAAGTGAGTTGCCCGACAACCAGGAAATTGTGGATGCGTTACTCGAAAAATGTGGACGACTGTTACTAAACGGAGTTCCAACAGGTGTTGAGGTTTGTGCAGCAATGCAGCATGGTGGACCGTTCCCGGCAGCAAGCGATTCGCGTTTTACTTCGGTTGGTGTGAGTGCCATAAAACGTTTTGTACGTCCGGTGGCTTTCCAGGATTTTCCTGACAGTTTATTGCCTGCTGAGCTGCAAAACAGCAACCCGCTAAACATTTGGAGAGTAGTTAACGACACGTGGACTAACGCCGCGGTTAAATAGTATAGTTATGATTTTATAGAATCTGACAATGACAAGAAGATCATTTTTTTGTATCGATGGACATACCTGCGGCAATCCGGTGCGGGTAGTGGCCGGTGGAGTTCCCCGCTTAAAGGGGAAAAGTATTTTTGAGAAACGCGAGCATTTCCTCGAGGAATACGATTGGATTCGCACAGGTTTAATGTTCGAACCCCGTGGCCACGAGCAAATGTCGGGGAGTTTTATTTTTCCACCAGAAAATCCGCATAACGACGCGGGAATTCTTTTCATCGAAACAAGTGGTTGTTTGCCCATGTGCGGGCACGGAACCATTGGCACAGTTACCATTGCCGTTGAGGAAGGGTTGATTGTGCCGCATACGCCCGGAATTGTTCGTTTGGAGACGCCTGCCGGTTTGGTGTTGGCACATTATAAACAGAATGAAAAAGGCAAAGTAACATCGGTGAAAATCATCAATGTTCCGTCGTTTTTATATGCCAGAAACCTAACGGTTGAAAGTCCGCATTTGGGAGAGTTGACTGTTGATGTATCTTATGGCGGAAACTTTTACGCAATAGTTGATGAGCAGCCTAATTTCTCAGGATTGCACAACTTCACTGCCGACGAGTTGATCACTTTCAGTGGAGCGGTCCGCAAAGGGCTGAATGAAAAATACAGTTTTGTACATCCTCAAAACGAGAAGATATGTGGATTGAGCCATGTACTTTGGACCGGAAATACCAAAAGCGAAGAAGCCGACGCACGTAACGCTGTTTTTTATGGCGAAAAAGCGATTGATCGTTGCCCATGCGGTACCGGAACTTCAGCGCGGATGGCGCAGTGGTTCTCGAACGGAAAATTGCAGTTGGGCTCAACTTTCTTGCACGAAAGTGTAATCGGTAGCCAGTTTATTGGTACCGTTGAGCAGCAACAAAAAGTGGGCGATTTCGATGCAATTGTTCCGGGAATTGAAGGCTGGGCAAAAGTTACCGGCTACAATCATATTATTATCGATGATGAGGACGATCCTTATGCACACGGATTTAGGGTGGTAGGAAAACTATAGCGAAAGATGAGCAAGAAAATTATTGTTATTGGAGCGGGAGTGATAGGTTTGCATTGTGCCTATTATTTGAAGGAGGCCGGTTTCGAGGTGGAAGTGATTGAAGCCGGCAGCGAAAACAATGAAGAAGGTTGTTCGTACGGAAACTGCGGACTGCTGGTGCCCAGTCATTTTGTGCCCTTGGCGTCGCCCGAGATGTTGCGCTCCGGATTGAAAATGATGCTCGACAGAACCAGCCCTGTTTATCTTCCGCCGGGTAAAAATATTTCCTCGCTCCCTTGGTTTTTTAAGTTTATGAAAGCTGCGAACAAAAAATCGGTTGCCCGCGCCATTCCAACTTTGTACAAACTAAATGATGAAAGTCGCAAGTTGTATGAACAGTTGAGCGCCGAAAACAAAAACCAAAGTGGTTTCACGAACAAAGGCCTGTTAATGGCCGCGACAACCGAAAAAGGTTTGGAAGAGGAAGTTGCTTTGGCCAAAATTGCAAACGATCTTGGAATTGAAACGCAGTTACTCGATCAACAACAACTGAAAACCATTGAGCCAGAAGTTGATTTGCAGGTTACCGGAGCGGTGCTTTACAAAAGCGACGGAAACGTTTCGCCGGAAGGGCACCTGCGTTGGCTGAAGAGTTACCTAAAAGCTAGTGGCGTTGTATTTCGATACGATACTTCTGTAAGTAGTTTTCAGCTTGAAAAAGGTAAAATTAAAGCAGTGGAAACCGGTTCAGGGAAACTGAATGCAGATGAGTTTGTGTTGGCAACAGGATCTTATTCTGCAAAATTGGTCGGTTCTGTAGGAGTGAAAGTTCCGGTAATATCCGGTAAAGGTTACAGCTTCGATTTGCAAAAAGACCGACTGAAATTACAAACACCTCTGATTTTAACAGAAGCCAAGGTCGCCTTAACGCCTTTCGAAAATACAGTGCGTTTGGGTAGTGGAATGGAGTTCAACGGAACGATTGGAGATATTTCATACAACCGGGTTCAGGCGATTATCAACCGTACACAAAAGGCTTTGCCAAATATGGAAAAACTGGATGCCAAAAAACTGGATATCTGGGAAGGATTAAGGCCGGTTACACCAACCGGAGTTCCAATTATTGGCAGAACAAACAAGTACAATAACCTGCTTGTGGCAACCGGTCATGCCATGATGGGCGTAAGTCTTGGCCCCATAACAGGAAAAATTATCAGTCAGTTGGTAGCGGGTGAAAAACCCGATTTCGACATGGAACTGATGAGCATATAATACTCGGCATAGAGAATTGTTAACCCCTAAACAATTCAATTCTCCTCCTCAAATACCAGAAAAGAAATCAGAAAACTTTCCGGCAGAAAAGATTCTGCTTATATTTGTCCGCGAGTTTGGTTCGATGGTTTATAGCACTATAAACACGATGAAAAGGGAATCCGGTGTAAATCCGGAACTGTACCCGCAGCTGTAAATCCTGAAACTGATCATTACTCACGCCACTGTCGGTTCAGCCAATGACGGGAAGGCAATGATCAAATGGGATGAGTCAGAAGACCTGCCAACAATATGGATGAACGAACTTCGGGAACAAAGTTTCGGGAATCAATCAATTGATTTCTGCACCTGATTTCCTGTTAATTTTAAACGGATGAGAATTAAATTACTTGTAGTATTGCTGCTTGCCGGTTTTTCGGTGCTTGCACAGGATGTTAAGCGCGTAATTTCGCTGGCACCGTCGATTACTGAAAATATTTATCTGGTTGGTGGAAAAGATAAACTGGTTGGATGTACTAGTTACTGTACTCATGCTGTTAGCGATGGAATTGAAGAAATTGGCTCCACTGTTGATGTAAATGTGGAGAAAATTTTTGCGTTGAAACCAGATGTGGTGTTAACTATGAAACTGACCAAACCACAGGATATTGCCACGCTTGAAAAACTTGGAATACGCGTAGAGGTTTTGGAAACACCACGCACATTTGACGAAATTTGTTACCAAACCCTGGATATTGCAAGAATGATCGGTAATGAAGGTCAGGCAAAAAAAGTAGTAGCGGACGCAAAATCCAAAGTTGCTGAAATTCAGAAAAAATCGAAACAATTGCCACCTTCCAAAATATTCTTTCAAATTGGAGCAAATCCTATTTTTACAGTGCTTGATAAAACGTTCATGAACGATTTTATTTTGTATTGTAATGGTGAGAATATTGCGTCGGGCCTTGAGCATGGAACAATGACACGCGAAAGTATTCTTCTGAAAAATCCGGATGTAATTATTATTGCAGAAATGGGTGGTTTTGGCGAACAGGAACAAAAAGTTTGGAATGCGTACGATGGAATGACGGCAGTAAAAAATGATAAAGTATTTTTAATTGCATCGGAGACTTCGTGTAGTCCAACACCTGCAAATTTTGTGAGTGCACTGGAAGATGTATACCGTTTTGTAAGCGAATAATATGGTGAAAGGATTAGTACATATTTATACTGGTGACGGGAAGGGCAAAACTACAGCTTCTGTTGGTTTGGCCATCAGGGCGCTTGGGCACGGGCATTCAGTTGTTTATGCATCGTTTTTTAAAAAGCCCGATTCATATGGTTATAACGAAATTCAGATACTGAAAAAGCAGGGGGCAACAGTTTTTACTTTTTCGGAAGGTATGCCAATGGCCAATCCGCAAATTACGCCGGAAGAATACCATGCTACAACTGCTGAAGGGCTAAAAATCCTGAAAGCCTTTATTGAGGAGAATAATATACAAGTTTTGGTACTCGATGAGATTTTAATAGCCATAAAATATGGCTACATAAAAGAGAAGAAACTTTGTGATTTTATTGATAAAAAGCCTTTTGAAACCGAGTTGATTTTGACAGGAAGAGGAGCTACCGAAAAGATTAAGGAAAAAGCGGATTACATTACGGTGCTTTCAAAAGAAAAACATCCATACGATGAAGGTGTGCAGGCGCGTGTTGGTATAGAATATTAATTTAAACGGTGTGTCATTTATTGATGATAGACCACAAAAAAAGATAAGTGAATAAGAAGTATTTAAAATGGATTCTGTTTTTAGCAGCATTATTGTTGCTGCTGTTAGTTTCTGTGCTTATCTCACTGTCTTCGGGCGAAATTAAAGTATCACTATCGCAGTTGCCCCAGATTTTGGCCGACAAAACAAGTATCGAATATACAGTGTTATCAAAAATTCGAATTCCAAGAATCCTGTTGGCAATCGGAATCGGAGGGGCGTTAAGTTTGTCGGGAGCTGTTTTGCAGGGTATTTATCGAAATCCTTTGGTTGAACCTTATACTTTGGGAATCTCTGGAGGGGCAGCACTTGGCGTGGCAGTGGCTATCGTTTTTGGTTTAAACACTTTAAGTTTTCTGTCGCTGCCGGCATTCGGATTTCTGGGTGCACTAATTACGTTGTTTGTGGTATACTTTCTGAGTATTAAACGCGGCGGATTAAGCATAAACAGTATGTTGCTGATTGGTGTGATGGTAAGTTTTGTTTCTTCGTCAGCCATGATGTTTCTAATGTCGATATCCACCTCCGAAAACCTGCATAACATTGTTTTTTGGGTGATGGGGTCGTTGGATGAATCAAACAATTCACTAATTGCAATTGCATTTTATTCGGCAGTGGCCGGACTGATTATAAGTTACCTTTTTGCACCAACATTGAATGCACTGCGTTTGGGTGAAGTGAAAGCACGACATCTTGGAATTAACACCGGATTGGCTATAAAATTGTTGTTTTTTGTTGCGTCGTTGCTAACGGGTATAGCAGTTTCGGTAGCCGGAGTAATTGGATTTGTTGGATTGGTAATTCCACATGTTATCCGACTGATCATCGGCAACGATTACCGGGTTCTTTTGGCAGGTTCGTTTTTGGGAGGAGCCATTTTTCTAATCCTTTCCGATACGATTGCCCGAACAATTATTTCACCAAACGAATTGCCAATTGGCGTAATAACCGGCTTTGTTGGAGGATTGGTTTTTATTATTGTATTGAGTCGCTCAAAATCACATTTCAAACTGAATTAGCATGGAACGGTTTTTTCAAATAACAAATTTTTCCTGCGGATATCCCGGTAAGTTTATTCTGGAGGATATCAATTTTTCGGTGGCAAAAGGTGATTTTGTGGGAATTATCGGCCCAAACGGTTCGGGTAAAACAACATTGTTCCGAGGAGTGTCAGGAGAACTTTCGCCGTTGAAAGGAAGAATGGAGCTGAAAGGGAAGGACACTCAGAAAATGGGATTAAAACAACGTGCCCAAAATATCGCCATTGTTACACAAACCATTGAAATTGGTAGTATGACGGTAGAAGAATATGTGTTGATGGGCCGGATTCCGTATCACAAACAATTCCAGTTTTTCGAGACAAAAGAGGATTTTGCCATTGCCGAAAAATACATGAAACTTACCGGCGTTGAAAAGCTGAAAGGAAAATATATGAATGCGCTGAGTGGTGGAGAGCAGCAGCTTGCCGGAATTGCCCGGGCGTTAACACAAGAACCCGATCTGCTTCTGCTTGATGAACCGACTTCGCATTTGGATATTACGCACCAGGTACAAACGCTAAATCTGATTCGTCGGTTAAGT comes from uncultured Draconibacterium sp. and encodes:
- a CDS encoding FISUMP domain-containing protein; translated protein: MSKLIFQFTIILCFISINALSEDVILTIKGRHQENIIQLDSFLVENLTNQSSIWITNLPEHYSQDLNLAIGSLTGISEKIENDNIRIVENNPGTIKFQVYAQSLSKTKISIFNLNGQKIYQTSSNISAGFNQIAVNIGFPGMYIVQIIQDDKTNSAKVYGNPIYATNVTFSKSIQIENKSGSLSKNDDFSFSTNDEIQITAFAKDVKSEPIKKVVFESQEFICDFIDSDTCGLFVDTRDTTAYKWIKLGEQVWMAENLSYKCDSGFKQPEDPELSKIYGGYYNYETAKSNCPAGWHLPTDQEWEQLAEFISNTKGPFTKNKDGWNNIGEFIKADYGWEHEANGNDEFKFKGLPGGTTSLSSESYNMMGKMGLWWSATDTTENYAFSRMVDESSFFRRAQTGKLNLINVRCVKNKEEAPALTQNINKFIYEVLKDVYLWNDQVPEIDFKYETNPEKYFKSLLFEADNTSKITEDVEKLKRESQGIKKSIGYSLTLTKSETNNQYYAIVEFVYPHSAASLAGLKRGSVISHINYEPINNDNFSELLSSDSLTITTALFSNNNVTQESTIELIATTQEFNPVLIQKTIAIDDHKIGYLFYTNFLTSAKEQLDSALYSFYQNEITDLIIDLRYNTGGHAPQVQYLCSSIAPIENLNNENILVTQNWNNQYQQFFEENNVENALEITFDRNVNFMLDFSRVYFLIGNKTAAASEITIAGLSDYMDVITIGDSTSGNYLGSLLFEPGDYYNDINYYKDFNNWGIQPVVIRFGDKQNGDLPEGGLTPDYQVADNPLSEYKLGDVNEPLLKKSIEEITKMAINNTKNADSNGQIKLINQKQTEQQNSGFQIPFNYIFKNRSIK
- the truA gene encoding tRNA pseudouridine(38-40) synthase TruA codes for the protein MPQRYFLQLSYKGTNYHGWQIQPNAVSVQEVMEDALSKILREKIAVVGAGRTDTGVHASFFILHFDSENGIPENLDIVYKLNSFLPSDIAVQKVWPVDEEAHARFSATSRTYHYFISTEKDPFATETSHKYFKPLDVEKMNEAAQTLINYTDFTSFSRLHTDVKTNNCKIMQAEWTQQGERLQFTIKADRFLRNMVRAIVGTLLEVGQGKLSIEQFCEIIEKQDRGAAGASAPAQGLFLVDIEYPESITQNRP
- a CDS encoding AraC family transcriptional regulator; its protein translation is MKAVRFVIPKTGGNSFRLQIDDGAHFYDTIHYHPEHQITYIVKGEGTSFIGNHVERFQPGDVFIIGKNVPHVTKCDETYYHPDSNLEVLSISLFFKDETFGNQFFEIPEMLHIKHLLDKASMGVKIDGPDKKELIEWIKQCPGADGFKRFQLLMSILNTFALSEGLRTLSSVSYRTPTRESDNERINVIFNFLSKNFRNEVNLGQLADVANMTPNSFCRYFKQRTGKAYSEFLNDMRIEYAGKLIAGSNESFGNIAIECGYNSISYFNRQFKRINGVSPLQYRKKIKGGSV
- a CDS encoding dihydrodipicolinate synthase family protein, with the protein product MRPTWTGVYPAVTTKFKENGELDIPAFIKNIEFQIESGVSGIIIGGSLGESSTLSNEEKVELVKSLQQYREQVPVIMNIAESSTVNAIEAAKQAEVNGADGLMLLPPLLYKADADETVEYFKTVAEATSLPILLYNNPVDYKIEITVPMFEKLKDTPNIEAVKESTRDLTNITRLKNALGDRFKILGGVDTLCLESLLLGGDGLVAGLVCAFPKETVVLYELAKAGKIDEALELYRWFMPLFEMDIHSKLVQYIKLCEVYTGIGTEYVRAPRKMITGAERESIIATIEHALANRPKF
- a CDS encoding aldehyde dehydrogenase (NADP(+)), with product MAELKDQINEIMLKASEAFNVYKKVSAEKRAAFLRTIGEEIMNIGDELVETVMAESNLPEARVRGERGRTVGQLNKFADLIDEGSWCEATIDVGDPGREPLPKPDIRKKLVPLGPVVVFGAGNFPLAFSVAGGDTASALAGGNPVVVKGHPAHPKTGALVAAAIEEAVEKCELPAGTFGFIDDAGYESGQLLVKHPVTKAVGFTGSYQGGMALVKLAADREEPIPVFAEMGSINPVVVMEEALAIDHATIVSKLVASVNLGAGQFCTNPGLLITTKTDGYEAFVEELAKEVAATKGSQMFSTLVLRNYELNKDKMFSHSEVKLLGTGIGEEETGNVPPALATVSGADFIKNPHLHEEVFGPFSLLVVCENKAELLDVVNGLKGQLTATVHAKESELPDNQEIVDALLEKCGRLLLNGVPTGVEVCAAMQHGGPFPAASDSRFTSVGVSAIKRFVRPVAFQDFPDSLLPAELQNSNPLNIWRVVNDTWTNAAVK
- a CDS encoding 4-hydroxyproline epimerase; the encoded protein is MTRRSFFCIDGHTCGNPVRVVAGGVPRLKGKSIFEKREHFLEEYDWIRTGLMFEPRGHEQMSGSFIFPPENPHNDAGILFIETSGCLPMCGHGTIGTVTIAVEEGLIVPHTPGIVRLETPAGLVLAHYKQNEKGKVTSVKIINVPSFLYARNLTVESPHLGELTVDVSYGGNFYAIVDEQPNFSGLHNFTADELITFSGAVRKGLNEKYSFVHPQNEKICGLSHVLWTGNTKSEEADARNAVFYGEKAIDRCPCGTGTSARMAQWFSNGKLQLGSTFLHESVIGSQFIGTVEQQQKVGDFDAIVPGIEGWAKVTGYNHIIIDDEDDPYAHGFRVVGKL
- a CDS encoding FAD-dependent oxidoreductase; this encodes MSKKIIVIGAGVIGLHCAYYLKEAGFEVEVIEAGSENNEEGCSYGNCGLLVPSHFVPLASPEMLRSGLKMMLDRTSPVYLPPGKNISSLPWFFKFMKAANKKSVARAIPTLYKLNDESRKLYEQLSAENKNQSGFTNKGLLMAATTEKGLEEEVALAKIANDLGIETQLLDQQQLKTIEPEVDLQVTGAVLYKSDGNVSPEGHLRWLKSYLKASGVVFRYDTSVSSFQLEKGKIKAVETGSGKLNADEFVLATGSYSAKLVGSVGVKVPVISGKGYSFDLQKDRLKLQTPLILTEAKVALTPFENTVRLGSGMEFNGTIGDISYNRVQAIINRTQKALPNMEKLDAKKLDIWEGLRPVTPTGVPIIGRTNKYNNLLVATGHAMMGVSLGPITGKIISQLVAGEKPDFDMELMSI
- a CDS encoding helical backbone metal receptor, producing MRIKLLVVLLLAGFSVLAQDVKRVISLAPSITENIYLVGGKDKLVGCTSYCTHAVSDGIEEIGSTVDVNVEKIFALKPDVVLTMKLTKPQDIATLEKLGIRVEVLETPRTFDEICYQTLDIARMIGNEGQAKKVVADAKSKVAEIQKKSKQLPPSKIFFQIGANPIFTVLDKTFMNDFILYCNGENIASGLEHGTMTRESILLKNPDVIIIAEMGGFGEQEQKVWNAYDGMTAVKNDKVFLIASETSCSPTPANFVSALEDVYRFVSE
- a CDS encoding cob(I)yrinic acid a,c-diamide adenosyltransferase, translating into MVKGLVHIYTGDGKGKTTASVGLAIRALGHGHSVVYASFFKKPDSYGYNEIQILKKQGATVFTFSEGMPMANPQITPEEYHATTAEGLKILKAFIEENNIQVLVLDEILIAIKYGYIKEKKLCDFIDKKPFETELILTGRGATEKIKEKADYITVLSKEKHPYDEGVQARVGIEY
- a CDS encoding iron ABC transporter permease, coding for MNKKYLKWILFLAALLLLLLVSVLISLSSGEIKVSLSQLPQILADKTSIEYTVLSKIRIPRILLAIGIGGALSLSGAVLQGIYRNPLVEPYTLGISGGAALGVAVAIVFGLNTLSFLSLPAFGFLGALITLFVVYFLSIKRGGLSINSMLLIGVMVSFVSSSAMMFLMSISTSENLHNIVFWVMGSLDESNNSLIAIAFYSAVAGLIISYLFAPTLNALRLGEVKARHLGINTGLAIKLLFFVASLLTGIAVSVAGVIGFVGLVIPHVIRLIIGNDYRVLLAGSFLGGAIFLILSDTIARTIISPNELPIGVITGFVGGLVFIIVLSRSKSHFKLN
- a CDS encoding ABC transporter ATP-binding protein, which codes for MERFFQITNFSCGYPGKFILEDINFSVAKGDFVGIIGPNGSGKTTLFRGVSGELSPLKGRMELKGKDTQKMGLKQRAQNIAIVTQTIEIGSMTVEEYVLMGRIPYHKQFQFFETKEDFAIAEKYMKLTGVEKLKGKYMNALSGGEQQLAGIARALTQEPDLLLLDEPTSHLDITHQVQTLNLIRRLSRELGLTVLMIIHDLNLAGEYCDSLLMMQKGHIRKKGLPTEVLNYKDIEAVYETVVVVRTNPISNKPVVFLVSEEVIEKKT